From the Xyrauchen texanus isolate HMW12.3.18 chromosome 49, RBS_HiC_50CHRs, whole genome shotgun sequence genome, one window contains:
- the LOC127640730 gene encoding homeobox protein DBX1-B-like — MLPSVIAPPAMYPNFLRPTAALSFPTSLQTAFTTHSSFLVEDLLRISRPPTFMHRSIPSPSASPPATGATTLNNTSPVQVAMSTSLPKRSSSPQTSISNNDPNYLKFGVNAILASTTRNYSPPHSVQGMHTKTFPFQYFDGSFHPFFRASYFPVSSSAVPIPGTFAWPITARGKPRRGMLRRAVFSDVQRKALEKTFQKQKYIGKPDRKKLATKLGLKDSQVKIWFQNRRMKWRNSKERELLSSGGCREQTLPTKMNPNPDLSDVGKKSENEECLRVESPRARFCPPRELIHYADLHFLPSSISYKHSDFSESEDEEITVS, encoded by the exons ATGTTGCCGAGTGTTATTGCGCCACCAGCGATGTACCCGAACTTTCTGCGGCCCACGGCGGCGCTATCCTTCCCTACCTCTTTACAGACGGCGTTTACCACGCACTCGAGTTTCCTGGTGGAGGACCTGTTGCGGATCAGCAGACCTCCCACCTTCATGCACAGGAGCATCCCATCTCCAAGTGCATCTCCTCCAGCCACGGGAGCCACAACTCTGAATAACACCTCGCCAGTCCAAGTTGCCATGTCTACATCTTTGCCAAAAAGATCAAGCTCGCCTCAAACATCGATTTCCAACAACGATCcaaattatttgaaatttggAGTGAATGCAATTCTTGCGTCAACAACGCGAAACT ATTCACCTCCTCATTCAGTGCAAGGGATGCACACGAAAACATTTCCGTTCCAATATTTTGATGGCTCATTCCACCCATTCTTCAGAGCATCATATTTCCCAG TATCGTCTTCAGCTGTGCCTATTCCCGGAACGTTCGCATGGCCCATCACAGCTCGTGGGAAGCCGAGGAGAGGAATGCTGCGACGGGCTGTCTTCTCCGACGTGCAGCGCAAAGCCCTGGAAAAGACGTTCCAGAAACAAAAGTACATCGGCAAACCAGACAGAAAGAAACTGGCGACAAAACTTGGTCTCAAAGACTCTCAG GTAAAAATATGGTTCCAAAACCGAAGAATGAAATGGCGCAATTCCAAAGAAAGAGAGCTTCTGTCGTCAGGAGGCTGCAGGGAACAAACTTTACCTACGAAAATGAACCCTAACCCCGACTTGAGCGACGTTGGAAAAAAGTCTGAAAATGAGGAGTGTTTGAGAGTCGAAAGCCCGCGCGCACGTTTCTGCCCACCTCGCGAGCTCATCCACTACGCTGATTTACATTTCTTGCCATCATCAATTTCCTACAAGCACTCAGACTTTTCAGAATCAGAGGACGAAGAAATAACCGTGTCATAA